A genomic region of Paralichthys olivaceus isolate ysfri-2021 chromosome 18, ASM2471397v2, whole genome shotgun sequence contains the following coding sequences:
- the LOC109626450 gene encoding nucleus accumbens-associated protein 2, with protein sequence MSQLLHVEIPNFGATVLGSLNEQRLLGHYCDVSILVKGQAFKAHRAVLAASSLYFRDLFSSSTKTQFELPSSVTPACFEQILTFCYTGKLTMAASEQLVVMYTAGYLQIQHIVERGMDLMFKANSPHCDSQTAGSLEETCSEPQSPSNNGNGLAVAALLGTPGWSQSLLLSQRKIKLEGGEPTPLTMPSIQSKISSSELGSRLARASSLFYTTAGGTPVPGLPAYHLQGAGGGGAGGGAGVERSSPGASSLPTTDSPTSYQNEDEEFEEEPYDGMTEDAYSHLYGRSANPYGIQDKPEMAVVPLALESRNCVLIRRDLVALPASLISQIGYRCHPKLYTEGDPGEKLELVAGTQVFMTRGQLMNCHLCAGIKHKVLLRRLLATFFDRNTLANSCGTGIRSSTSDPSRKPLDSRVLNAVKLYCQNFNPNFKESEMNVIAADMCTNARRVRKRWLPKIKSMLPDGMEVYRAGMGMGAAVGLGLALGASQPGVSLPFEPDFKNLEQRYYPDRKDPLRTHPPLTEGSPGSRAAGAEAEGEGVAQEEQEEDEDEAGLEGVDASLGAPTLIPGAEAGNCGDTPPEQEVESFEQGLRVNGQ encoded by the exons ATGTCCCAGCTGCTCCATGTGGAGATACCCAACTTTGGAGCCACGGTCCTCGGCTCCCTCAATGAGCAGCGCCTGCTGGGACACTACTGTGATGTATCCATCCTGGTCAAAG GTCAGGCATTTAAAGCCCACAGGGCCGTTTTGGCTGCCAGCAGCCTCTACTTCCGTGACCtcttcagcagctccaccaAGACCCAGTTTGAGTTGCCCTCCTCAGTCACACCTGCTTGCTTTGAGCAGATCCTCACTTTCTGCTACACAGGGAAGCTAACAATGGCAGCTAGCGAACAGCTGGTGGTCATGTACACAGCTGGCTACCTCCAAATTCAGCATATAGTTGAAAGAGGCATGGACCTAATGTTCAAAGCCAACTCACCTCACTGTGACTCGCAAACAGCAGGGTCCTTAGAGGAAACATGTTCCGAACCACAGAGTCCCTCTAATAATGGTAACGGCCTGGCGGTGGCCGCTCTGCTGGGAACCCCTGGTTGGTCTCAATCCTTGCTCCTGTCACAGCGTAAGATTAAACTAGAAGGGGGCGAACCAACACCCCTGACGATGCCCTCAATACAAAGCAAGATTTCGTCCTCGGAGTTGGGGAGTCGGCTGGCGAGGGCGAGTTCATTGTTCTACACGACGGCTGGAGGGACCCCAGTCCCCGGTTTGCCTGCTTACCACCTTCAAGGGGCCGGCGGAGGTGGAGccggaggaggagcaggagtaGAAAGGTCCAGTCCTGGAGCATCCAGCTTGCCCACCACTGACAGTCCAACATCCTACCAGAATGAGGATGAGGAGTTTGAGGAAGAGCCCTACGATGGGATGACAGAGGATGCCTACAGCCATCTCTATGGACGTTCAGCGAACCCCTATGGGA TCCAGGACAAGCCAGAGATGGCAGTGGTGCCCTTGGCCTTGGAGAGCCGCAACTGTGTTCTGATCCGCCGGGACCTGGTGGCGCTGCCTGCGAGCCTCATCAGCCAGATAGGCTACCGCTGCCACCCGAAGCTCTACACAGAGGGGGACCCTGGGGAGAAGCTGGAATTGGTAGCTG GTACACAGGTGTTCATGACTCGAGGCCAGCTGATGAACTGTCATCTATGTGCTGGTATCAAACACAAAGTCTTGCTCCGCCGTCTGCTAGCTACCTTCTTTGATCG AAACACTTTAGCCAATAGCTGTGGGACAGGTATCCGTTCTTCTACTAGTGACCCCAGTAGGAAACCCCTAGACAGCAGGgtcctcaacgctgtaaaac TCTACTGTCAGAATTTCAACCCTAACTTCAAGGAGAGTGAAATGAATGTGATTGCTGCCGACATGTGCACAAACGCGAGACGCGTGCGCAAGCGATGGTTGCCGAAGATCAAGTCCATGCTGCCTGATGGAATGGAAGTGTACCGTGCAGGAATGGGCATGGGTGCTGCTGTGGGTCTTGGCCTGGCACTGGGTGCCTCTCAACCAGGGGTATCCCTCCCTTTCGAGCCCGACTTCAAGAACCTAGAGCAAAGGTATTATCCAGATCGTAAGGACCCTCTAAGGACTCACCCACCGCTCACAGAGGGCAGCCCCGGGTCCAGGGCAGCTGGAGCTGAGGCTGAAGGCGAGGGGGTTGCGCAGGAGGAgcaagaggaagatgaggatgaagctGGGTTAGAAGGTGTTGATGCATCACTTGGGGCACCGACTTTGATCCCAGGTGCTGAGGCTGGCAATTGTGGAGACACGCCGCCGGAGCAGGAAGTGGAAAGTTTTGAACAAGGTCTGCGGGTGAATGGACAGTGA